In Nostoc piscinale CENA21, the genomic stretch CTACCAAGGTGAGAATCACTGGTTTGGGAGCGCGGATAGCATTTGTCGCTTTAGTGAAGTCAATCTTCACCATGATGGGATACATCATGAAAAACAAACATATTGCAATGGGAATAGACACTTGATATACACTCATGGCATCAAGAGCTACTGCCACTCCTGGAAATAATCGACCTAAAACAATTCCGCCAAAAATACACAAAAATACCCAAACAGTGAGGTATTTTTCAAAAAAGCTGAGATTGCTTCCTGCTTGTATCTGAGTTGTACTAGCTTGCGAATTATGACTCATCAAAATCACCTAAAATCAAACCGCTTAGACTTGGCTGCTTTCCGTCTGTTGTGGCTAAGTTCATCTATTTCTCATATCAAATTTTCTTGATGTATTAGGTGGATGTCAACTAGAGAATACAAAAATTCATCAAAAAAAAATTGATGGATACTCCGCAGAATTTAAAGTCTGCAATCTCTTGGTTACGAAATTCAGGTAAGCTGAGGTTAAAAATAGTGCTGAATGTCGAGTTTTTCGGCACTAAGTTCACTTAAAGTAATTAATTACCTGTGTGAAATATGAAAAAACAACACAGTAAAGCATTTTTATGGAATTTCCCAACTTTGGTTATGCAGTACTACTCAAAACTGATGCAGCTAATATTTACTGTTTGTCTGTTTGCCCTTCTCTCATGGGTAATCACACCAACAGCCGAGGCTTTAACCCCGATTAAACTATTTGACATTTCTTATAAAGATTGTCCCCCAGAACTAGCTCAGGGGGCTGTGACAAGTGGCGGTAGCGCAACGGCGGCTAATTGCTTTATTGTCATAGGTAAAGCAGAAAATGGCACTTATAAAACCGTCTACGATGCAGATATCTATGGTCGGATATATGATGCTAACAACGACTCAGTTTTACAAAATCGTACCCGCCTGGGTTCTATTGCCGAAGTTCCACCAGGAATTAGCGATTTTGAACTGAGAATTTCTGTACCAGCAAATCAGCCATTACCTTTAAAGTTAAAGCAATTTAAAGCATCGGGATTTAGTAGTCAAGTCCGAAGATGAGTGCTGAGTGCTGAGTGATTACAAATTTGAATAAACAGTCTGGGTTAATCAACCCAGACTTCAATAACATCCAGTGGATAGTTAGGCAAAAACCTGCAAACCACCTACCAGACTACCTACTACTTGGCCTACTATTTGCAGCAATAAAATCGCCAACATTGGAGAAAGATCAATGCCGCCCAAGGGTGGGATAATGGAACGGAAGACATTGAGATATGGGTCAGTAATTTGGCTTAAAGCAGAAAAAGGCTGATTATACCAATTGATGGTGGGGAACCAAGTCAATAAAACTCTAATAAATAGTAGAGCCGTATAAAGCTGTATGAAGGTATTGAGAGTGCTAATCAGTAAAAACATGGATTTTCAGGTTTCCTGCTAAGTTTCACAAGCGGTCTTATAGTAGATTTTAGTTTAGTCGTTGTCATGCTGTCTGCGAATCAGTATCTATTTTGACCACGACTAACATTTACCGCCGTTGTTGATTAGTCTGAAGGTGGAAACTCAGTTGCAGAAAGCCGTCTACAAATGACTAATCTTGTATTGAGGAACGATCGCCTGCTGTTTGACTAGCACTACCATTAACATTGCCCAATTGTTGTCTGACTTCGTCAATTGTGGCATTTAACTGAGCAATTTTATCTTCTAGCGATCGCCTAGCTGATTCCATTTCCAGATTTCCACTGTCTGAGGCTCTCATCCGTCGTTTTGCTGAGTTTTTTTTCGGCTCTACCGTACCATTGCTCAGTTCGGCTTCTTCTTCTGTTGATTCTAAATCCAACCGAGAAGTAATAATAGCTCCCAAAACACCACCAACTAAGCCACCAAACAGCGCCCCTGCGAAAAAACCACTAGCAAAACCATCTCGCTGACTCATAACTTTACCCGCCTTGAAGCAACCTTACAATCTTGATATTGTGTTAAGCGATTTTCCTTTCCTAGCTGCATAGTAACTTAAGTACCAAAAATGCGATCGCCTGCATCGCCTAATCCCGGTACAATAAAACCGCGATCGTTCACTATTTCATCAATAGTTGCAGTGTAAACGATTAAACCTGGATATGCGGCACTTAATTTTTGCAATGCTGGCGGAGCTGCAACTACGCTGACAATTCGCGTCAACTCCGGATCAATTCCCCGTTGAGTTAATTCTGCCATAGCCCGCATAATCGACCCCCCAGTAGCTAACATTGGGTCTGTAATTAACACCCTAGTTTGCGGGTCAAATTTTTCCGGTAATTTATTCAGATAACACCGAGCTTCCAGCGTTTCTTCATCACGCACTAAGCCCAAATGATAAATCGAAGCCAAAGGTAACAAAGTTTGCGCCCCTTCTAATAATCCTAAACCTGCCCGCAGAATCGGCACCACTGCCACAGGTACTTCTGGATTAATAAAAGTTGCTGGACAAGTCTCCAATGGAGTCTGCACCGTTGTCTCTAGCGTCGGTAGCCACTCCCGCGCCGCTTCGTAAGTTAGCCATCTGCCTAACTCAGTTATGGCACTGCGAAATAATACTGAAGGTGTAGCAGCATCACGGGCGACTGCCAACCAGTGCTTAATTAAAGGATGGGGTGGAACGTAAACACGCAGCTGTACCGTCATAGGCTGGAAATTGGCACTTTTGATTTTATAGGAACTGAAACCTCATCATACTCTTTCCTGCGTGTAGCTGGCAGCCAAAATCAACCTCCAAAAATTATTGAAAATCTTTTTCATTAGTAGTTGACAGATATTCTCAATCACAGTTATATTATGAATCAGTGTTCTCCTCTCTTTAAGGATCGGCAGACGGGATTAGCCAGCGGTAGCAGGCTTGTCCCTCTTTTTTGTTTTTTGGTCATTGCTCACTTGTTGGGGTTTCAGGTGTAGAAACTTAGCCTAGTGCAGATATTAAGTAAAAAGACTAAACTTCCGGAACGGAAATTAGGCTATTTTGTAGTTTGTATTTAGCAATACTAATAACCAATGACAAAGGACAAATGACCAATGACAAATAAAAATGTTGTGTTTGACGCAATTATCATTGGTTCGGGAATGGGTGGCTTGGTAACAGCAACTCAACTAGCAGCCAAGGGTGCAAAAGTTTTGGTGCTAGAGCGTTATTTGATTCCCGGTGGTAGTGCCGGCTATTTTGAACAGCATGGTTATCGCTTTGATGTTGGCGCATCCATGATTTTTGGCCTGGGAAAAAACGGCACAACTAACTTACTGACTCGCGCCTTAGATGCGGTCAATATGCAAATCGAAACAATACCAGACCCAGTACAAATTCATTATCATTTACCCGATGGCTTAGACATTAAAGTTGACCGGGTTTATGACAAATTTTTGCAAAATCTTACTGCTTACTTTCCTCAAGAAGCAAGAGGTATTCGTCGCTTTTATAACGAATGCTGGGAAGTTTTTAATTGCCTGAACCGTATGGATTTGTTGTCGTTAGAAGAACCTCGGTATCTGATGCGGATGCTCTTCCAGCATCCTTTAGCGTGTTTTGGGTTACTGAAATATTTACCAAAAAATGTTGGAGATGTCGCGCGGCGCTATATTAAAGACCCCTTATTATTAAAATTCATTGATATGGAATGTTATTGCTGGTCAGTAGTCCCAGCGAACATGACACCAATGATTAATGCCGGGATGGTTTTTTCCGATAGACATTATGGCGGTGTTAATTACCCTAAAGGCGGAGTAGGCATAATTGCCCAAAAACTAGTAGAAGGTCTAGAAAAACTTGGCGGTCAAATTAAGTATCAAGCGAGAGTAAAAAAAATTATCTTAGAACAAGGATGTGCTGTCGGTGTAGAACTCGCTAACGGTCAAATTTATCGAGGTAAACGCATAGTTTCTAATGCTACACGCTGGGATACATTTGGAAAATTAATTCCTGTAGAGAAAATACCCAATAATGAGAAACTATGGCAACAAAGCTATGAAAAATCCCCTAGCTTTTTGAGTTTGCATATCGGTGTGAAAAGCTCAGTTTTACCTCAGCACACAGAATGCCATCATATTTTGTTAGAAGATTGGGCAAAAATGACGGCAGCAGAAGGCACGATTTTTGTTTCCATCCCCACATTACTTGATCCAGATTTAGCACCACCGGGACATCATATCATTCATGCCTTTACACCTCACTGGATTGATGGTTGGTTGGGTTTATCGGCAAACAGATATGAAGCCAAAAAAGAAGCAGCCGCTTGGCGAATCATTGACCGACTAGAACAGATTTTTCCGGGGTTAGATGCAGGGTTAGATTATCTATCAGTCGGGACACCCCGCAGCCATCGCCGCTTTTTGGGGCGAGAAGATGGGACTTATGGGCCAATTCCCCGACGGAAATTGTGGGGCTTGTTAGGGATGCCTTTCAACCGCACAGCTATTTCAGGACTTTATTGTGTGGGTGATAGTACCTTTCCTGGTCAGGGTTTAAATGCTGTAGCTTTTTCAGGCTTTGCTTGCGCCCATCGCATCGCTGTTGATTTGGGAATTGGTTAATGGTTATTGGTCATTTGTCATTTGTCAATTCACCTGTAACTTGTCACCTGTTCCCTCTAACCTGCTATACTCAGCACTTTCCACTCAAGCAACTTGAGACACTGTTTGTTGGATGGGAATTTTGACGATGAATTCTGTCCCGGTTCCTGGTGAAGATTTACAGGTGATATGACCACCATGTTTGTCTACAACAATTTGATGGCTGATAGATAAACCTAATCCAGTACCTTTACCCGCAGGTTTAGTTGTAAAGAAAGGTTCAAATAACTTTGCTTGGACTTCGGGCGGAATTCCTGGGCCGTTATCTGCAATATGAATGGCAACCCAATCATCACCAATCATCTTGGTATGAATTTCAATACGGCTGGGTTTTTGGTGAATTTCTGCCAAAGAACGCTGTTTATCATATTCATCTAAAGCATCAATAGCATTAGAGAGAATATTCATAAATACTTGGTTAATTTGTACGGCATAGCATTCTACTGGTGGTAATAAACCATAATCTTTGATGACTTCGATCGCAGGATGGTCGGATTTTTGTTTCAGACGATAATTTAAAATTGTCAGCGTACCGTCAAGGCATTCATGAATATCGGTTTCTGTGAGGTTTGCATCATCGGTACGCGAGAAAATTCGTATGGATTTGACAATTTCTCGAATGCGTCTTGCACCAAAATTCATGGAGTTGAGCAATTTTAATAAATCGCTTTCTAGAAATCCTAGATCGGTTAATTCTAATTCTGCTTGAATGCGAGGTGTAGGAGCAGGGTATTCTTCTTGATATAAATGTAGTAGCTTGAGAACTTCTTGAGTATATTCGTTGGCATGAACGAGATTGCCATAAATGAAGTTGACAGGGTTATTAATTTCATGGGCAATTCCGGCAACCATTTGTCCTAAGCTGGAAAGTTTTTCGCTTTGAATTAACTGAATCTGCACGTTCTTTAGGTCATCATAAGTTTGGCTAATTTCAGAAACTTTCTGCTCTAATAGGGCATTTTTATGTTCTAATTTGACAGTTAAATCATGCAGTTTGAGGTGTAATTTAACTCGTGATAAAACTTCTTCCTGTTGAAAAGGTTTAGTGATATAGTCTACTGCACCAACTTGAAAACCTGCAATTTTATTGGTTGTATCTGATAGTGCCGTCATAAAAATAACG encodes the following:
- a CDS encoding YggT family protein, which gives rise to MFLLISTLNTFIQLYTALLFIRVLLTWFPTINWYNQPFSALSQITDPYLNVFRSIIPPLGGIDLSPMLAILLLQIVGQVVGSLVGGLQVFA
- the upp gene encoding uracil phosphoribosyltransferase is translated as MTVQLRVYVPPHPLIKHWLAVARDAATPSVLFRSAITELGRWLTYEAAREWLPTLETTVQTPLETCPATFINPEVPVAVVPILRAGLGLLEGAQTLLPLASIYHLGLVRDEETLEARCYLNKLPEKFDPQTRVLITDPMLATGGSIMRAMAELTQRGIDPELTRIVSVVAAPPALQKLSAAYPGLIVYTATIDEIVNDRGFIVPGLGDAGDRIFGT
- the crtH gene encoding carotenoid isomerase, producing the protein MTNKNVVFDAIIIGSGMGGLVTATQLAAKGAKVLVLERYLIPGGSAGYFEQHGYRFDVGASMIFGLGKNGTTNLLTRALDAVNMQIETIPDPVQIHYHLPDGLDIKVDRVYDKFLQNLTAYFPQEARGIRRFYNECWEVFNCLNRMDLLSLEEPRYLMRMLFQHPLACFGLLKYLPKNVGDVARRYIKDPLLLKFIDMECYCWSVVPANMTPMINAGMVFSDRHYGGVNYPKGGVGIIAQKLVEGLEKLGGQIKYQARVKKIILEQGCAVGVELANGQIYRGKRIVSNATRWDTFGKLIPVEKIPNNEKLWQQSYEKSPSFLSLHIGVKSSVLPQHTECHHILLEDWAKMTAAEGTIFVSIPTLLDPDLAPPGHHIIHAFTPHWIDGWLGLSANRYEAKKEAAAWRIIDRLEQIFPGLDAGLDYLSVGTPRSHRRFLGREDGTYGPIPRRKLWGLLGMPFNRTAISGLYCVGDSTFPGQGLNAVAFSGFACAHRIAVDLGIG
- a CDS encoding response regulator encodes the protein MSLATEQTPTVLIVDDNSANLGVLSDALDQAGLEVMVAKSGKVALERVKYALPDLILLDVMMPEIDGFETCRLLKANPKTQDIPVIFMTALSDTTNKIAGFQVGAVDYITKPFQQEEVLSRVKLHLKLHDLTVKLEHKNALLEQKVSEISQTYDDLKNVQIQLIQSEKLSSLGQMVAGIAHEINNPVNFIYGNLVHANEYTQEVLKLLHLYQEEYPAPTPRIQAELELTDLGFLESDLLKLLNSMNFGARRIREIVKSIRIFSRTDDANLTETDIHECLDGTLTILNYRLKQKSDHPAIEVIKDYGLLPPVECYAVQINQVFMNILSNAIDALDEYDKQRSLAEIHQKPSRIEIHTKMIGDDWVAIHIADNGPGIPPEVQAKLFEPFFTTKPAGKGTGLGLSISHQIVVDKHGGHITCKSSPGTGTEFIVKIPIQQTVSQVA